In Leishmania major strain Friedlin complete genome, chromosome 34, the following proteins share a genomic window:
- a CDS encoding putative amastin-like surface protein has translation MAYSIPLVVYVVVQFVALLLVLVGTPVDMFRMPSTGFDTSCITLWGERFTCTSSGYFSYIDETFHNCPQRLTHFRIAQAFAIISIFVYFAAFVMGLVLLYGCTIHRWVCLALNIVGAVTLFIVWAAMVVTYNKGESPRCPPLKEVSYYAAGFVLFLLAWILDILNMIILLLPCTVPATKANEKPESPTAQE, from the coding sequence ATGGCATACAGTATCCCCCTCGTTGTCTACGTGGTCGTGCAGTTCGTGGCGCTCcttctggtgctggtgggcacGCCGGTGGACATGTTTCGCATGCCGAGTACAGGGTTTGATACATCTTGCATCACCCTGTGGGGGGAGAGGTTCACATGCACCTCGTCAGGATATTTTTCCTACATCGATGAAACGTTCCATAACTGCCCTCAGCGTCTCACCCATTTCCGCATTGCGCAGGCGTTCGCCATCATCTCCATCTTTGTTTACTTCGCGGCCTTTGTCATGGGCTTAGTTTTGCTGTACGGCTGCACTATTCACCGCTGGGTttgcctggcgctgaacaTCGTTGGCGCGGTCACCTTGTTCATTGTGTGGGCGGCCATGGTGGTGACATACAACAAGGGAGAGAGTCCCCGTTGCCCTCCTCTCAAGGAGGTCAGCTATTATGCTGCCGGGTTCGTTCTCTTCCTGCTGGCCTGGATACTGGATATCCTCAACATGATCATCCTGCTGCTCCCGTGCACGGTCCCGGCCACTAAAGCGAACGAGAAGCCGGagtcgccgacagcgcaagAGTAG
- a CDS encoding tuzin-like protein, whose protein sequence is MMALTLDPRWNAMRRGIAGIGVCAVDGRGGAAAPGSCRLSLCSCLSPASSGGCGGADSALSEGGHCRECVCGMRGRLPSPKKPWNSLAGVLVGVRVTHAASVLEDRPVALGRLVSRLSEAAYKAEMLRTGKRDRDGEDRRGDAAQLLVVDAGTRVTVRTEGDPASGAAVAPSAMHMKGTIAKVNGNATYIILMEKGEVELSVASERIVALQPRKKLLQSARLVALVNWLRSCVHDPRDVEAIALVLFSRGWRAERMYLLEGVDLLPFVFVSRVELDSVSEKARWERDHDKAMQMLRRERVKDTNFRYALAKYKGTMSCIAGVLVVAYVFTANLRAYRRQQRGHQLRTAIETLSKAARPRKEEGMLAAAAEAFEVRREDEEALVRSVLTQMAPSHPRIVALAGGSGGGRCVPCRRAVRVEGVALVHVDVGGTEDTLRSVVRALGVSNVEVCGDLLGFVEEAMRGATVKASDGVPFLVMRLREGSDLGRVYGEVVSLVSDCQACHIVLAVPMKALTPLNVSSRRLDFYCIPPFSRRQAFAYAEHTLDALDLVCFVEVVGTRSSDVDELCAALRQRGVDPVTYTSLMLARAMRRLQAALGPPGSPARAAIRQLASMPFADGVRDDATGAMSVLGQPDVQEMVLYDPVQHEWRLAQQVYHTAARCILI, encoded by the coding sequence atgaTGGCGCTCACACTCGACCCCCGGTGGAACGCCATGCGGAGAGGCATTGCCGGcatcggtgtgtgcgcggtggatggtagaggtggtgcggccgcacccggATCTTGTAGGCTCTCTTTGTGTAGCTGtctctcgccggcgtcgagtggtgggtgcggcggcgcagattctgcgttgtcggagggcggacactgccgcgagtgtgtgtgcggcatgcgtggccgcctgccgtcACCGAAGAAGCCGTGGAATAGTCTGGCAGGCGTCTTggttggtgtgcgcgtgacgcacgcggcgagcgTTCTCGAGGACCGCCCCGTGGCTCTCGGACGGCTCGTGAGCAGATTGTCGGAGGCGGCCTacaaggcggagatgctccGTACTGGCAAGAGGgatcgcgacggcgaggaccgccgcggcgacgccgcgcagctgctggtggtggatgctggCACGCGGGTGACGGTCAGGACGGAGGGCGATCCCGCGAgcggggccgcggtggcgccgtccgccatgcACATGAAGGGCACTATCGCCAAGGTGAACGGCAACGCTACCTACATTATACtaatggagaagggcgaagtgGAACTCTCTGTGGCGTCTGAGCGcattgtggcgctgcagccgcggaagaagctgctccagagcgctaggctggtggcgctggtaaactggctgcgctcctgcgtgcacgacccgcgcgacgtggaggccatcgcgctcgtcctgttcagccgcggctggcgggcggAGCGGATGTACCTGCTGGAAGGCGTGGATCTCCTGccgtttgtgtttgtgtcgagggtggagctggacagtgttagcgagaaggcgcggtgggagcgcgaccacgacaaggcgatgcagatgctgcgccgcgagcgggtgaaggataCGAACTTTCGCTATGCCCTGGCCAAGTACAAGGGCACCATGAGCTGCATTGCCGGCGTGCTTGTGGTCGCTTACGTGTTCACGGCGAACCTGCGCGCgtaccggcggcagcagcggggccaTCAGCTCCGGACAGCCATCGAGACCCTCTCCAAGGCTGCCCGGccaaggaaggaggagggtatgctcgcggcggccgccgaggccttcgaggtgaggcgcgaggatgaggaggcgcttgtgcgcagtgtgctgacgcagatggcgccgtcgcatccccgcatcgtggccctcgccggtggctctggcggcggcaggtgtgtgccgtgtcgccgcgcggtgcgcgtggagggggtggcgctggttcatgtcgacgtcggcggcacggaGGACACCCTGCGCAGTGTTGTGAGGGCCCTGGGGGTGAGCaacgtggaggtgtgcggcgacctgctgGGTTTTGTGGAGGAAGCGATGCGGGGCGCGACCGTGaaggccagcgacggcgttccgttcttggtgatgaggctgcgcgagggcagcgatctgggcagggtgtacggcgaggtggtgagccTGGTGAGCGACTGCCAGGCCTGCCATATCGTCCTGGCGGTGCCCATGAAGGCTCTGACCCCTTTGAACgtgtcgtcgcggaggctgGACTTTTACTGCATAccacccttctcccgccggcaggcgttcgcctacgcggagcacacgctggacgcgctggacctggtgtgctttgtggaggtggtggggacgcgcagcagcgacgtcgacgagctgtgcgctgcgctgcgccagcgcggcgtggacccggtcacgtacacgagcctcatgctggcgcgggcgatgcgtcggctgcaggctgcgctgGGACCACCTGGCTCgcctgctcgtgcggcgatCCGGCAGCTAGCCTCGATGCcattcgccgacggcgtgcgcgatgacGCCACTGGAGCGATGTCGGTGCTCGGGCAGCCAGATGTGCAGGAGATGGTGCTGTACGatccggtgcagcacgagtggcggctcgcgcagcaggtgtaccacaccgcggcgcgctgcatcttgatctag
- a CDS encoding putative amastin-like surface protein, with the protein MAYSVPFVVYVVVQFVAFLLVLAGTPLDMFHIRTRGVNTSCITLWGDKLACNSSGYFVYIDKMFINCPPRLPRFRVAQAFALISVLVYGAAFIAGLTLLFYCSLLRVVCLTLNIVGAVTLCVVWVAMVVTYHKGETPRCPPLKRTGSYAAGFFLLVVAWILDILNIIFLLLPLQMRGSQDCANSMESQRKNNSKQATGSGGRA; encoded by the coding sequence ATGGCATACAGTGTCCCCTTCGTTGTCTACGTGGTCGTTCAGTTCGTGGCGTTCcttctggtgctggcggGCACGCCGCTGGACATGTTTCACATTCGGACGAGAGGGGTCAATACATCTTGCATCACCCTGTGGGGGGATAAGCTCGCATGCAACTCTTCAGGTTATTTTGTTTATATCGATAAAATGTTCATAAATTGCCCTCCCCGTCTCCCTCGTTTCCGCGTGGCACAAGCGTTTGCTCTCATCTCCGTTCTGGTGTATGGCGCAGCGTTCATCGCAGGCCTTACTTTGCTCTTCTACTGCTCTTTACTCCGCGTGGTCTGCCTAACACTGAACATCGTTGGCGCGGTCACCTTGTGCGTTGTGTGGGTGGCTATGGTGGTGACATACCACAAGGGAGAGACTCCCCGTTGTCCTCCTCTCAAGCGAACCGGCAGTTATGCTGCCGGGTTCTTTCTCTTGGTGGTGGCCTGGATACTGGATATCCTCAACATCATCTTCTTGCTGCTTCCGTTGCAGATGAGGGGATCACAGGACTGTGCAAACTCGATGGAGTCACAGAGGAAGAATAACAGTAAACAAGCCACAGGAAGCGGAGGGCGAGCTTGA
- a CDS encoding tuzin-like protein, with the protein MMALTLDPRWNAMRRGIAGIGVCAVDGRGGAAAPGSCRLSLCSCLSPASSGGCGGADSALSEGGHCRECVCGMRGRLPSPKKPWNSLAGVLVGVRVTHAASVLEDRPVALGRLVSRLSEAAYKAEMLRTGKRDRDGEDRRGDAAQLLVVDAGTRVTVRTEGDPASGAAVAPSAMHMKGTIAKVNGNATYIILMEKGEVELSVASERIVALQPRKKLLQSARLVALVNWLRSCVHDPRDVEAIALVLFSRGWRAERMYLLEGVDLLPFVFVSRVELDSVSEKARWERDHDKAMQMLRRERVKDTNFRYALAKYKGTMSCIAGVLVVAYVFTANLRAYRRQQRGHQLRTAIETLSKAARPRKEEGMLAAAAEAFEVRREDEEALVRSVLTQMAPSHPRIVALAGGSGGGRCVPCRRAVRVEGVALVHVDVGGTEDTLRSVVRALGVSNVEVCGDLLGFVEEAMRGATVKASDGVPFLVMRLREGSDLGRVYGEVVSLVSDCQACHIVLAVPMKALTPLNVSSRRLDFYCIPPFSRRQAFAYAEHTLDALDLVCFVEVVGTRSSDVDELCAALRQRGVDPVTYTSLMLARAMRRLQAALGPPGSPARAAIRQLASMPFADGVRDDATGAMSVLGQPDVQEMVLYDPVQHEWRFAQQVYHTAARCILI; encoded by the coding sequence atgaTGGCGCTCACACTCGACCCCCGGTGGAACGCCATGCGGAGAGGCATTGCCGGcatcggtgtgtgcgcggtggatggtagaggtggtgcggccgcacccggATCTTGTAGGCTCTCTTTGTGTAGCTGtctctcgccggcgtcgagtggtgggtgcggcggcgcagattctgcgttgtcggagggcggacactgccgcgagtgtgtgtgcggcatgcgtggccgcctgccgtcACCGAAGAAGCCGTGGAATAGTCTGGCAGGCGTCTTggttggtgtgcgcgtgacgcacgcggcgagcgTTCTCGAGGACCGCCCCGTGGCTCTCGGACGGCTCGTGAGCAGATTGTCGGAGGCGGCCTacaaggcggagatgctccGTACTGGCAAGAGGgatcgcgacggcgaggaccgccgcggcgacgccgcgcagctgctggtggtggatgctggCACGCGGGTGACGGTCAGGACGGAGGGCGATCCCGCGAgcggggccgcggtggcgccgtccgccatgcACATGAAGGGCACTATCGCCAAGGTGAACGGCAACGCTACCTACATTATACtaatggagaagggcgaagtgGAACTCTCTGTGGCGTCTGAGCGcattgtggcgctgcagccgcggaagaagctgctccagagcgctaggctggtggcgctggtaaactggctgcgctcctgcgtgcacgacccgcgcgacgtggaggccatcgcgctcgtcctgttcagccgcggctggcgggcggAGCGGATGTACCTGCTGGAAGGCGTGGATCTCCTGccgtttgtgtttgtgtcgagggtggagctggacagtgttagcgagaaggcgcggtgggagcgcgaccacgacaaggcgatgcagatgctgcgccgcgagcgggtgaaggataCGAACTTTCGCTATGCCCTGGCCAAGTACAAGGGCACCATGAGCTGCATTGCCGGCGTGCTTGTGGTCGCTTACGTGTTCACGGCGAACCTGCGCGCgtaccggcggcagcagcggggccaTCAGCTCCGGACAGCCATCGAGACCCTCTCCAAGGCTGCCCGGccaaggaaggaggagggtatgctcgcggcggccgccgaggccttcgaggtgaggcgcgaggatgaggaggcgcttgtgcgcagtgtgctgacgcagatggcgccgtcgcatccccgcatcgtggccctcgccggtggctctggcggcggcaggtgtgtgccgtgtcgccgcgcggtgcgcgtggagggggtggcgctggttcatgtcgacgtcggcggcacggaGGACACCCTGCGCAGTGTTGTGAGGGCCCTGGGGGTGAGCaacgtggaggtgtgcggcgacctgctgGGTTTTGTGGAGGAAGCGATGCGGGGCGCGACCGTGaaggccagcgacggcgttccgttcttggtgatgaggctgcgcgagggcagcgatctgggcagggtgtacggcgaggtggtgagccTGGTGAGCGACTGCCAGGCCTGCCATATCGTCCTGGCGGTGCCCATGAAGGCTCTGACCCCTTTGAACgtgtcgtcgcggaggctgGACTTTTACTGCATAccacccttctcccgccggcaggcgttcgcctacgcggagcacacgctggacgcgctggacctggtgtgctttgtggaggtggtggggacgcgcagcagcgacgtcgacgagctgtgcgctgcgctgcgccagcgcggcgtggacccggtcacgtacacgagcctcatgctggcgcgggcgatgcgtcggctgcaggctgcgctgGGACCACCTGGCTCgcctgctcgtgcggcgatCCGGCAGCTAGCCTCGATGCcattcgccgacggcgtgcgcgatgacGCCACTGGAGCGATGTCGGTGCTCGGGCAGCCAGATGTGCAGGAGATGGTGCTGTACGatccggtgcagcacgagtggcggttcgcgcagcaggtgtaccacaccgcggcgcgctgcatcttgatctag
- a CDS encoding putative amastin-like surface protein has product MKCSIPLVVYVVVQFVAFLLVLVGTPLEMFRAPNRPGVAQCLTLFGFKLDCKSLEYEETVDMQWLNCPARIARFRLAQAFTLISILVYGAAFVLGLVLLYGCTIHRWVCLALNIVGAVTLCVVWVAMVVTYKKPDEPLCREVRNMGYRFGTGFALLVVAWILDILNIIFLLLPLQMRGSQDCANSMESQRTNNSKQATGSGGRA; this is encoded by the coding sequence ATGAAGTGCAGTATCCCCCTCGTTGTCTACGTGGTCGTGCAGTTCGTGGCGTTCcttctggtgctggtgggcacgccgctggagaTGTTCCGTGCACCCAATCGTCCAGGAGTCGCTCAGTGTCTAACGCTTTTTGGCTTTAAGCTCGACTGTAAATCACTTGAATATGAGGAGACGGTAGACATGCAATGGCTTAATTGCCCTGCACGCATCGCCCGTTTCCGCCTTGCGCAGGCGTTCACTCTCATCTCCATCCTCGTGTACGGCGCGGCCTTTGTCCTGGGCTTAGTTTTGCTGTACGGCTGCACTATTCACCGCTGGGTttgcctggcgctgaacaTCGTTGGCGCGGTCACCTTGTGCGTTGTGTGGGTGGCCATGGTGGTGACATACAAAAAACCTGATGAGCCGCTATGCCGTGAGGTGAGGAATATGGGCTACCGGTTCGGCACCGGGTTCGCTCTCTTGGTGGTGGCCTGGATACTGGATATCCTCAACATCATCTTCTTGCTGCTTCCGTTGCAGATGAGGGGATCACAGGACTGTGCAAACTCGATGGAGTCACAGAGGACGAATAACAGTAAACAAGCCACAGGAAGCGGAGGGCGAGCTTGA
- a CDS encoding tuzin-like protein, which yields MMALTLDPRWNAMRRGIAGIGVCAVDGRGGAAAPGSCRLSLCSCLSPASSGGCGGADSALSEGGHCRECVCGMRGRLPSPKKPWNSLAGVLVGVRVTHAASVLEDRPVALGRLVSRLSEAAYKAEMLRTGKRDRDGEDRRGDAAQLLVVDAGTRVTVRTEGDPASGAAVAPSAMHMKGTIAKVNGNATYIILMEKGEVELSVASERIVALQPRKKLLQSARLVALVNWLRSCVHDPRDVEAIALVLFSRGWRAERMYLLEGVDLLPFVFVSRVELDSVSEKARWERDHDKAMQMLRRERVKDTNFRYALAKYKGTMSCIAGVLVVAYVFTANLRAYRRQQRGHQLRTAIETLSKAARPRKEEGMLAAAAEAFEVRREDEEALVRSVLTQMAPSHPRIVALAGGSGGGRCVPCRRAVRVEGVALVHVDVGGTEDTLRSVVRALGVSNVEVCGDLLGFVEEAMRGATVKASDGVPFLVMRLREGSDLGRVYGEVVSLVSDCQACHIVLAVPMKALTPLNVSSRRLDFYCIPPFSRRQAFAYAEHTLDALDLVCFVEVVGTRSSDVDELCAALRQRGVDPVTYTSLMLARAMRRLQAALGPPGSPARAAIRQLASMPFADGVRDDATGAMSVLGQPDVQEMVLYDPVQHEWRFAQQVYHTAARCILI from the coding sequence atgaTGGCGCTCACACTCGACCCCCGGTGGAACGCCATGCGGAGAGGCATTGCCGGcatcggtgtgtgcgcggtggatggtagaggtggtgcggccgcacccggATCTTGTAGGCTCTCTTTGTGTAGCTGtctctcgccggcgtcgagtggtgggtgcggcggcgcagattctgcgttgtcggagggcggacactgccgcgagtgtgtgtgcggcatgcgtggccgcctgccgtcACCGAAGAAGCCGTGGAATAGTCTGGCAGGCGTCTTggttggtgtgcgcgtgacgcacgcggcgagcgTTCTCGAGGACCGCCCCGTGGCTCTCGGACGGCTCGTGAGCAGATTGTCGGAGGCGGCCTacaaggcggagatgctccGTACTGGCAAGAGGgatcgcgacggcgaggaccgccgcggcgacgccgcgcagctgctggtggtggatgctggCACGCGGGTGACGGTCAGGACGGAGGGCGATCCCGCGAgcggggccgcggtggcgccgtccgccatgcACATGAAGGGCACTATCGCCAAGGTGAACGGCAACGCTACCTACATTATACtaatggagaagggcgaagtgGAACTCTCTGTGGCGTCTGAGCGcattgtggcgctgcagccgcggaagaagctgctccagagcgctaggctggtggcgctggtaaactggctgcgctcctgcgtgcacgacccgcgcgacgtggaggccatcgcgctcgtcctgttcagccgcggctggcgggcggAGCGGATGTACCTGCTGGAAGGCGTGGATCTCCTGccgtttgtgtttgtgtcgagggtggagctggacagtgttagcgagaaggcgcggtgggagcgcgaccacgacaaggcgatgcagatgctgcgccgcgagcgggtgaaggataCGAACTTTCGCTATGCCCTGGCCAAGTACAAGGGCACCATGAGCTGCATTGCCGGCGTGCTTGTGGTCGCTTACGTGTTCACGGCGAACCTGCGCGCgtaccggcggcagcagcggggccaTCAGCTCCGGACAGCCATCGAGACCCTCTCCAAGGCTGCCCGGccaaggaaggaggagggtatgctcgcggcggccgccgaggccttcgaggtgaggcgcgaggatgaggaggcgcttgtgcgcagtgtgctgacgcagatggcgccgtcgcatccccgcatcgtggccctcgccggtggctctggcggcggcaggtgtgtgccgtgtcgccgcgcggtgcgcgtggagggggtggcgctggttcatgtcgacgtcggcggcacggaGGACACCCTGCGCAGTGTTGTGAGGGCCCTGGGGGTGAGCaacgtggaggtgtgcggcgacctgctgggttttgtggaggaggcgatgcggggCGCGACCGTGaaggccagcgacggcgttccgttcttggtgatgaggctgcgcgagggcagcgatctgggcagggtgtacggcgaggtggtgagccTGGTGAGCGACTGCCAGGCCTGCCATATCGTCCTGGCGGTGCCCATGAAGGCTCTGACCCCTTTGAACgtgtcgtcgcggaggctgGACTTTTACTGCATAccacccttctcccgccggcaggcgttcgcctacgcggagcacacgctggacgcgctggacctggtgtgctttgtggaggtggtggggacgcgcagcagcgacgtcgacgagctgtgcgctgcgctgcgccagcgcggcgtggacccggtcacgtacacgagcctcatgctggcgcgggcgatgcgtcggctgcaggctgcgctgGGACCACCTGGCTCgcctgctcgtgcggcgatCCGGCAGCTAGCCTCGATGCcattcgccgacggcgtgcgcgatgacGCCACTGGAGCGATGTCGGTGCTCGGGCAGCCAGATGTGCAGGAGATGGTGCTGTACGatccggtgcagcacgagtggcggtttgcgcagcaggtgtaccacaccgcggcgcgctgcatcttgatctag
- a CDS encoding putative amastin-like surface protein — protein sequence MKCSIPLVVYVVVQFVAFLLVLVGTPLEIFRAPNRPGVAQCLTLFGFKLDCKGLQYDQTVDMQWIECPARITLFRLAQGCAIISILVYGAAFVLGLVLLYGCTIHRWVCLALNIVGAVTLFIVWVAIVVTYNKDDGQKCPKVRDTGYRLGTGFALLVAAWILDILNIIFLLLPCTVPATKANEKPESPTAQE from the coding sequence ATGAAGTGCAGTATCCCCCTCGTTGTCTACGTGGTCGTGCAGTTCGTGGCGTTCcttctggtgctggtgggcacgccgctggagaTCTTCCGTGCACCCAATCGTCCAGGAGTCGCTCAGTGTCTAACGCTTTTTGGCTTTAAGCTCGACTGTAAAGGACTCCAATATGACCAGACGGTAGACATGCAATGGATCGAGTGCCCTGCACGCATCACCCTTTTCCGCCTTGCGCAGGGATGCGCCATCATCTCCATCCTCGTGTACGGCGCGGCCTTTGTCCTGGGCTTAGTTTTGCTGTACGGCTGCACTATTCACCGCTGGGTttgcctggcgctgaacaTCGTTGGCGCGGTCACCTTGTTCATTGTGTGGGTGGCCATAGTGGTGACATACAACAAGGACGATGGGCAAAAGTGCCCTAAGGTGAGGGATACGGGCTACCGGCTCGGCACCGGGTTCGCTCTCTTGGTGGCGGCCTGGATACTGGATATCCTCAACATCATCTTCTTGCTGCTCCCGTGCACGGTCCCGGCCACTAAAGCGAACGAGAAGCCGGagtcgccgacagcgcaagAGTAG